A genome region from Pan troglodytes isolate AG18354 chromosome 3, NHGRI_mPanTro3-v2.0_pri, whole genome shotgun sequence includes the following:
- the FGFR3 gene encoding fibroblast growth factor receptor 3 isoform X5: MGAPACALALCVAIVAGASSESLGTEQRVVGRAAEVPGPEPGQQEQLVFGSGDAVELSCPPPGGGPMGPTVWVKDGAGLVPSERVLVGPQRLQVLNASHEDSGAYSCRQRLTQRVLCHFSVRVTDAPSSGDDEDGEDEAEDTGVDTGAPYWTRPERMDKKLLAVPAANTVRFRCPAAGNPTPSISWLKNGREFRGEHRIGGIKLRHQQWSLVMESVVPSDRGNYTCVVENKFGSIRQTYTLDVLERSPHRPILQAGLPANQTAVLGSDVEFHCKVYSDAQPHIQWLKHVEVNGSKVGPDGTPYVTVLKTAGANTTDKELEVLSLHNVTFEDAGEYTCLAGNSIGFSHHSAWLVVLPAEEELVEADEAGSVYAGILSYGVGFFLFILVVAAVTLCRLRSPPKKGLGSPTVHKISRFPLKRQVSLESNASMSSNTPLVRIARLSSGEGPTLANVSELELPADPKWELSRARLTLGKPLGEGCFGQVVMAEAIGIDKDRAAKPVTVAVKMLKDDATDKDLSDLVSEMEMMKMIGKHKNIINLLGACTQGGPLYVLVEYAAKGNLREFLRARRPPGLDYSFDTCKPPEEQLTFKDLVSCAYQVARGMEYLASQKCIHRDLAARNVLVTEDNVMKIADFGLARDVHNLDYYKKTTNGRLPVKWMAPEALFDRVYTHQSDVWSFGVLLWEIFTLGGSPYPGIPVEELFKLLKEGHRMDKPANCTHDLYMIMRECWHAAPSQRPTFKQLVEDLDRVLTVTSTDQEYLDLSAPFEQYSPGGQDTPSSSSSGDDSVFAHDLLPPAPPSSGGSRT; this comes from the exons ATGGGCGCCCCTGCCTGCGCCCTCGCGCTCTGCGTGGCCATCGTAGCCGGCGCCTCCTCGGAGTCCTTGGGGACGGAGCAGCGCGTCGTGGGGCGAGCGGCAG AAGTCCCGGGCCCAGAGCCCGGCCAGCAGGAGCAGTTGGTCTTCGGCAGCGGGGATGCTGTGGAGCTGAGCTGTCCCCCGCCCGGGGGTGGTCCCATGGGGCCCACTGTCTGGGTCAAGGATGGCGCAGGGCTGGTGCCCTCGGAGCGTGTCCTGGTGGGCCCCCAGCGGCTGCAGGTGCTGAATGCCTCCCACGAGGACTCCGGGGCCTACAGCTGCCGGCAGCGGCTCACGCAGCGCGTACTGTGCCACTTCAGTGTGCGGGTGACAG ACGCTCCATCCTCGGGAGATGACGAAGACGGGGAGGACGAGGCTGAGGACACAGGTGTGGACACAG GGGCCCCTTACTGGACACGGCCCGAGCGGATGGACAAGAAGCTGCTGGCCGTGCCGGCCGCCAACACCGTCCGCTTCCGCTGCCCAGCCGCCGGCAACCCCACTCCCTCCATCTCCTGGCTGAAGAACGGCAGGGAGTTCCGCGGCGAGCACCGCATCGGAGGCATCAAG CTGCGGCATCAGCAGTGGAGCCTGGTCATGGAAAGCGTGGTGCCCTCGGACCGCGGCAACTACACCTGCGTCGTGGAGAACAAGTTTGGCAGCATCCGGCAGACGTACACGCTGGACGTGCTGG AGCGCTCCCCGCACCGGCCCATCCTGCAGGCGGGGCTGCCGGCCAACCAGACGGCGGTGCTGGGCAGCGACGTGGAGTTCCACTGCAAGGTGTACAGTGACGCACAGCCCCACATCCAGTGGCTCAAGCACGTGGAGGTGAACGGCAGCAAGGTGGGCCCGGACGGCACACCCTACGTTACCGTGCTCAAG ACGGCGGGCGCTAACACCACCGACAAGGAGCTAGAGGTTCTCTCCTTGCACAACGTCACCTTTGAGGACGCCGGGGAGTACACCTGCCTGGCGGGCAATTCTATTGGGTTTTCTCATCACTCTGCGTGGCTGGTGGTGCTGCCAG CCGAGGAGGAGCTGGTGGAGGCTGACGAGGCGGGCAGTGTGTATGCAGGCATCCTCAGCTACGGGGTGGGCTTCTTCCTGTTCATCCTGGTGGTGGCGGCTGTGACGCTCTGCCGCCTGCGCAGCCCCCCCAAGAAAGGCCTGGGCTCCCCCACCGTGCACAAGATCTCCCGCTTCCCGCTCAAGCGACAG GTGTCCCTGGAGTCCAACGCGTCCATGAGCTCCAACACACCACTGGTGCGCATCGCAAGGCTGTCCTCAGGGGAGGGCCCCACGCTGGCCAATGTCTCCGAGCTCGAGCTGCCTGCCGACCCCAAATGGGAGCTGTCTCGGGCCCG GCTGACCCTGGGCAAGCCCCTTGGGGAGGGCTGCTTCGGCCAGGTGGTCATGGCGGAGGCCATCGGCATTGACAAGGACCGGGCCGCCAAGCCTGTCACCGTAGCCGTGAAGATGCTGAAAG ACGATGCCACTGACAAGGACCTGTCGGACCTGGTGTCTGAGATGGAGATGATGAAGATGATCGGGAAACACAAAAACATCATCAACCTGCTGGGCGCCTGCACGCAGGGCG GGCCCCTGTACGTGCTGGTGGAGTACGCGGCCAAGGGTAACCTGCGGGAGTTCCTGCGGGCGCGGCGGCCCCCGGGCCTGGACTACTCCTTCGACACCTGCAAGCCGCCCGAGGAGCAGCTCACCTTCAAGGACCTGGTGTCCTGTGCCTACCAGGTGGCCCGGGGCATGGAGTACTTGGCCTCCCAGAAG tGCATCCACAGGGACCTGGCTGCCCGCAATGTGCTGGTGACCGAGGACAACGTGATGAAGATCGCAGACTTCGGGCTGGCCCGGGACGTGCACAACCTCGACTACTACAAGAAGACGACCAAC GGCCGGCTGCCCGTGAAGTGGATGGCGCCTGAGGCCTTGTTTGACCGAGTCTACACTCACCAGAGTGACGT CTGGTCCTTTGGGGTCCTGCTCTGGGAGATCTTCACGCTGGGGGGCTCCCCGTACCCCGGCATCCCTGTGGAGGAGCTCTTCAAGCTGCTGAAGGAGGGCCACCGCATGGACAAGCCCGCCAACTGCACACACGACCT GTACATGATCATGCGGGAGTGCTGGCATGCCGCGCCCTCCCAGAGGCCCACCTTCAAGCAGCTGGTGGAGGACCTGGACCGTGTCCTTACCGTGACGTCCACCGAC CAGGAGTACCTGGACCTGTCGGCGCCTTTCGAGCAGTACTCCCCGGGTGGCCAGGACACCCCCAGCTCCAGCTCCTCAGGGGACGACTCCGTGTTTGCCCACGACCTGCTGCCCCCGGCCCCACCCAGCAGTGGGGGCTCGCGGACGTGA
- the FGFR3 gene encoding fibroblast growth factor receptor 3 isoform X6, which yields MGAPACALALCVAIVAGASSESLGTEQRVVGRAAEVPGPEPGQQEQLVFGSGDAVELSCPPPGGGPMGPTVWVKDGAGLVPSERVLVGPQRLQVLNASHEDSGAYSCRQRLTQRVLCHFSVRVTDAPSSGDDEDGEDEAEDTGVDTGAPYWTRPERMDKKLLAVPAANTVRFRCPAAGNPTPSISWLKNGREFRGEHRIGGIKLRHQQWSLVMESVVPSDRGNYTCVVENKFGSIRQTYTLDVLERSPHRPILQAGLPANQTAVLGSDVEFHCKVYSDAQPHIQWLKHVEVNGSKVGPDGTPYVTVLKTAGANTTDKELEVLSLHNVTFEDAGEYTCLAGNSIGFSHHSAWLVVLPAEEELVEADEAGSVYAGILSYGVGFFLFILVVAAVTLCRLRSPPKKGLGSPTVHKISRFPLKRQVSLESNASMSSNTPLVRIARLSSGEGPTLANVSELELPADPKWELSRARLTLGKPLGEGCFGQVVMAEAIGIDKDRAAKPVTVAVKMLKDDATDKDLSDLVSEMEMMKMIGKHKNIINLLGACTQGGPLYVLVEYAAKGNLREFLRARRPPGLDYSFDTCKPPEEQLTFKDLVSCAYQVARGMEYLASQKCIHRDLAARNVLVTEDNVMKIADFGLARDVHNLDYYKKTTNGRLPVKWMAPEALFDRVYTHQSDVWSFGVLLWEIFTLGGSPYPGIPVEELFKLLKEGHRMDKPANCTHDLYMIMRECWHAAPSQRPTFKQLVEDLDRVLTVTSTDEYLDLSAPFEQYSPGGQDTPSSSSSGDDSVFAHDLLPPAPPSSGGSRT from the exons ATGGGCGCCCCTGCCTGCGCCCTCGCGCTCTGCGTGGCCATCGTAGCCGGCGCCTCCTCGGAGTCCTTGGGGACGGAGCAGCGCGTCGTGGGGCGAGCGGCAG AAGTCCCGGGCCCAGAGCCCGGCCAGCAGGAGCAGTTGGTCTTCGGCAGCGGGGATGCTGTGGAGCTGAGCTGTCCCCCGCCCGGGGGTGGTCCCATGGGGCCCACTGTCTGGGTCAAGGATGGCGCAGGGCTGGTGCCCTCGGAGCGTGTCCTGGTGGGCCCCCAGCGGCTGCAGGTGCTGAATGCCTCCCACGAGGACTCCGGGGCCTACAGCTGCCGGCAGCGGCTCACGCAGCGCGTACTGTGCCACTTCAGTGTGCGGGTGACAG ACGCTCCATCCTCGGGAGATGACGAAGACGGGGAGGACGAGGCTGAGGACACAGGTGTGGACACAG GGGCCCCTTACTGGACACGGCCCGAGCGGATGGACAAGAAGCTGCTGGCCGTGCCGGCCGCCAACACCGTCCGCTTCCGCTGCCCAGCCGCCGGCAACCCCACTCCCTCCATCTCCTGGCTGAAGAACGGCAGGGAGTTCCGCGGCGAGCACCGCATCGGAGGCATCAAG CTGCGGCATCAGCAGTGGAGCCTGGTCATGGAAAGCGTGGTGCCCTCGGACCGCGGCAACTACACCTGCGTCGTGGAGAACAAGTTTGGCAGCATCCGGCAGACGTACACGCTGGACGTGCTGG AGCGCTCCCCGCACCGGCCCATCCTGCAGGCGGGGCTGCCGGCCAACCAGACGGCGGTGCTGGGCAGCGACGTGGAGTTCCACTGCAAGGTGTACAGTGACGCACAGCCCCACATCCAGTGGCTCAAGCACGTGGAGGTGAACGGCAGCAAGGTGGGCCCGGACGGCACACCCTACGTTACCGTGCTCAAG ACGGCGGGCGCTAACACCACCGACAAGGAGCTAGAGGTTCTCTCCTTGCACAACGTCACCTTTGAGGACGCCGGGGAGTACACCTGCCTGGCGGGCAATTCTATTGGGTTTTCTCATCACTCTGCGTGGCTGGTGGTGCTGCCAG CCGAGGAGGAGCTGGTGGAGGCTGACGAGGCGGGCAGTGTGTATGCAGGCATCCTCAGCTACGGGGTGGGCTTCTTCCTGTTCATCCTGGTGGTGGCGGCTGTGACGCTCTGCCGCCTGCGCAGCCCCCCCAAGAAAGGCCTGGGCTCCCCCACCGTGCACAAGATCTCCCGCTTCCCGCTCAAGCGACAG GTGTCCCTGGAGTCCAACGCGTCCATGAGCTCCAACACACCACTGGTGCGCATCGCAAGGCTGTCCTCAGGGGAGGGCCCCACGCTGGCCAATGTCTCCGAGCTCGAGCTGCCTGCCGACCCCAAATGGGAGCTGTCTCGGGCCCG GCTGACCCTGGGCAAGCCCCTTGGGGAGGGCTGCTTCGGCCAGGTGGTCATGGCGGAGGCCATCGGCATTGACAAGGACCGGGCCGCCAAGCCTGTCACCGTAGCCGTGAAGATGCTGAAAG ACGATGCCACTGACAAGGACCTGTCGGACCTGGTGTCTGAGATGGAGATGATGAAGATGATCGGGAAACACAAAAACATCATCAACCTGCTGGGCGCCTGCACGCAGGGCG GGCCCCTGTACGTGCTGGTGGAGTACGCGGCCAAGGGTAACCTGCGGGAGTTCCTGCGGGCGCGGCGGCCCCCGGGCCTGGACTACTCCTTCGACACCTGCAAGCCGCCCGAGGAGCAGCTCACCTTCAAGGACCTGGTGTCCTGTGCCTACCAGGTGGCCCGGGGCATGGAGTACTTGGCCTCCCAGAAG tGCATCCACAGGGACCTGGCTGCCCGCAATGTGCTGGTGACCGAGGACAACGTGATGAAGATCGCAGACTTCGGGCTGGCCCGGGACGTGCACAACCTCGACTACTACAAGAAGACGACCAAC GGCCGGCTGCCCGTGAAGTGGATGGCGCCTGAGGCCTTGTTTGACCGAGTCTACACTCACCAGAGTGACGT CTGGTCCTTTGGGGTCCTGCTCTGGGAGATCTTCACGCTGGGGGGCTCCCCGTACCCCGGCATCCCTGTGGAGGAGCTCTTCAAGCTGCTGAAGGAGGGCCACCGCATGGACAAGCCCGCCAACTGCACACACGACCT GTACATGATCATGCGGGAGTGCTGGCATGCCGCGCCCTCCCAGAGGCCCACCTTCAAGCAGCTGGTGGAGGACCTGGACCGTGTCCTTACCGTGACGTCCACCGAC GAGTACCTGGACCTGTCGGCGCCTTTCGAGCAGTACTCCCCGGGTGGCCAGGACACCCCCAGCTCCAGCTCCTCAGGGGACGACTCCGTGTTTGCCCACGACCTGCTGCCCCCGGCCCCACCCAGCAGTGGGGGCTCGCGGACGTGA
- the FGFR3 gene encoding fibroblast growth factor receptor 3 isoform X4 yields the protein MGAPACALALCVAIVAGASSESLGTEQRVVGRAAEVPGPEPGQQEQLVFGSGDAVELSCPPPGGGPMGPTVWVKDGAGLVPSERVLVGPQRLQVLNASHEDSGAYSCRQRLTQRVLCHFSVRVTDAPSSGDDEDGEDEAEDTGVDTGAPYWTRPERMDKKLLAVPAANTVRFRCPAAGNPTPSISWLKNGREFRGEHRIGGIKLRHQQWSLVMESVVPSDRGNYTCVVENKFGSIRQTYTLDVLERSPHRPILQAGLPANQTAVLGSDVEFHCKVYSDAQPHIQWLKHVEVNGSKVGPDGTPYVTVLKTAGANTTDKELEVLSLHNVTFEDAGEYTCLAGNSIGFSHHSAWLVVLPAEEELVEADEAGSVYAGILSYGVGFFLFILVVAAVTLCRLRSPPKKGLGSPTVHKISRFPLKRQQVSLESNASMSSNTPLVRIARLSSGEGPTLANVSELELPADPKWELSRARLTLGKPLGEGCFGQVVMAEAIGIDKDRAAKPVTVAVKMLKDDATDKDLSDLVSEMEMMKMIGKHKNIINLLGACTQGGPLYVLVEYAAKGNLREFLRARRPPGLDYSFDTCKPPEEQLTFKDLVSCAYQVARGMEYLASQKCIHRDLAARNVLVTEDNVMKIADFGLARDVHNLDYYKKTTNGRLPVKWMAPEALFDRVYTHQSDVWSFGVLLWEIFTLGGSPYPGIPVEELFKLLKEGHRMDKPANCTHDLYMIMRECWHAAPSQRPTFKQLVEDLDRVLTVTSTDEYLDLSAPFEQYSPGGQDTPSSSSSGDDSVFAHDLLPPAPPSSGGSRT from the exons ATGGGCGCCCCTGCCTGCGCCCTCGCGCTCTGCGTGGCCATCGTAGCCGGCGCCTCCTCGGAGTCCTTGGGGACGGAGCAGCGCGTCGTGGGGCGAGCGGCAG AAGTCCCGGGCCCAGAGCCCGGCCAGCAGGAGCAGTTGGTCTTCGGCAGCGGGGATGCTGTGGAGCTGAGCTGTCCCCCGCCCGGGGGTGGTCCCATGGGGCCCACTGTCTGGGTCAAGGATGGCGCAGGGCTGGTGCCCTCGGAGCGTGTCCTGGTGGGCCCCCAGCGGCTGCAGGTGCTGAATGCCTCCCACGAGGACTCCGGGGCCTACAGCTGCCGGCAGCGGCTCACGCAGCGCGTACTGTGCCACTTCAGTGTGCGGGTGACAG ACGCTCCATCCTCGGGAGATGACGAAGACGGGGAGGACGAGGCTGAGGACACAGGTGTGGACACAG GGGCCCCTTACTGGACACGGCCCGAGCGGATGGACAAGAAGCTGCTGGCCGTGCCGGCCGCCAACACCGTCCGCTTCCGCTGCCCAGCCGCCGGCAACCCCACTCCCTCCATCTCCTGGCTGAAGAACGGCAGGGAGTTCCGCGGCGAGCACCGCATCGGAGGCATCAAG CTGCGGCATCAGCAGTGGAGCCTGGTCATGGAAAGCGTGGTGCCCTCGGACCGCGGCAACTACACCTGCGTCGTGGAGAACAAGTTTGGCAGCATCCGGCAGACGTACACGCTGGACGTGCTGG AGCGCTCCCCGCACCGGCCCATCCTGCAGGCGGGGCTGCCGGCCAACCAGACGGCGGTGCTGGGCAGCGACGTGGAGTTCCACTGCAAGGTGTACAGTGACGCACAGCCCCACATCCAGTGGCTCAAGCACGTGGAGGTGAACGGCAGCAAGGTGGGCCCGGACGGCACACCCTACGTTACCGTGCTCAAG ACGGCGGGCGCTAACACCACCGACAAGGAGCTAGAGGTTCTCTCCTTGCACAACGTCACCTTTGAGGACGCCGGGGAGTACACCTGCCTGGCGGGCAATTCTATTGGGTTTTCTCATCACTCTGCGTGGCTGGTGGTGCTGCCAG CCGAGGAGGAGCTGGTGGAGGCTGACGAGGCGGGCAGTGTGTATGCAGGCATCCTCAGCTACGGGGTGGGCTTCTTCCTGTTCATCCTGGTGGTGGCGGCTGTGACGCTCTGCCGCCTGCGCAGCCCCCCCAAGAAAGGCCTGGGCTCCCCCACCGTGCACAAGATCTCCCGCTTCCCGCTCAAGCGACAG CAGGTGTCCCTGGAGTCCAACGCGTCCATGAGCTCCAACACACCACTGGTGCGCATCGCAAGGCTGTCCTCAGGGGAGGGCCCCACGCTGGCCAATGTCTCCGAGCTCGAGCTGCCTGCCGACCCCAAATGGGAGCTGTCTCGGGCCCG GCTGACCCTGGGCAAGCCCCTTGGGGAGGGCTGCTTCGGCCAGGTGGTCATGGCGGAGGCCATCGGCATTGACAAGGACCGGGCCGCCAAGCCTGTCACCGTAGCCGTGAAGATGCTGAAAG ACGATGCCACTGACAAGGACCTGTCGGACCTGGTGTCTGAGATGGAGATGATGAAGATGATCGGGAAACACAAAAACATCATCAACCTGCTGGGCGCCTGCACGCAGGGCG GGCCCCTGTACGTGCTGGTGGAGTACGCGGCCAAGGGTAACCTGCGGGAGTTCCTGCGGGCGCGGCGGCCCCCGGGCCTGGACTACTCCTTCGACACCTGCAAGCCGCCCGAGGAGCAGCTCACCTTCAAGGACCTGGTGTCCTGTGCCTACCAGGTGGCCCGGGGCATGGAGTACTTGGCCTCCCAGAAG tGCATCCACAGGGACCTGGCTGCCCGCAATGTGCTGGTGACCGAGGACAACGTGATGAAGATCGCAGACTTCGGGCTGGCCCGGGACGTGCACAACCTCGACTACTACAAGAAGACGACCAAC GGCCGGCTGCCCGTGAAGTGGATGGCGCCTGAGGCCTTGTTTGACCGAGTCTACACTCACCAGAGTGACGT CTGGTCCTTTGGGGTCCTGCTCTGGGAGATCTTCACGCTGGGGGGCTCCCCGTACCCCGGCATCCCTGTGGAGGAGCTCTTCAAGCTGCTGAAGGAGGGCCACCGCATGGACAAGCCCGCCAACTGCACACACGACCT GTACATGATCATGCGGGAGTGCTGGCATGCCGCGCCCTCCCAGAGGCCCACCTTCAAGCAGCTGGTGGAGGACCTGGACCGTGTCCTTACCGTGACGTCCACCGAC GAGTACCTGGACCTGTCGGCGCCTTTCGAGCAGTACTCCCCGGGTGGCCAGGACACCCCCAGCTCCAGCTCCTCAGGGGACGACTCCGTGTTTGCCCACGACCTGCTGCCCCCGGCCCCACCCAGCAGTGGGGGCTCGCGGACGTGA
- the FGFR3 gene encoding fibroblast growth factor receptor 3 isoform X11 yields the protein MGAPACALALCVAIVAGASSESLGTEQRVVGRAAEVPGPEPGQQEQLVFGSGDAVELSCPPPGGGPMGPTVWVKDGAGLVPSERVLVGPQRLQVLNASHEDSGAYSCRQRLTQRVLCHFSVRVTDAPSSGDDEDGEDEAEDTGVDTGAPYWTRPERMDKKLLAVPAANTVRFRCPAAGNPTPSISWLKNGREFRGEHRIGGIKLRHQQWSLVMESVVPSDRGNYTCVVENKFGSIRQTYTLDVLERSPHRPILQAGLPANQTAVLGSDVEFHCKVYSDAQPHIQWLKHVEVNGSKVGPDGTPYVTVLKTAGANTTDKELEVLSLHNVTFEDAGEYTCLAGNSIGFSHHSAWLVVLPAEEELVEADEAGSVYAGILSYGVGFFLFILVVAAVTLCRLRSPPKKGLGSPTVHKISRFPLKRQQVSLESNASMSSNTPLVRIARLSSGEGPTLANVSELELPADPKWELSRARLTLGKPLGEGCFGQVVMAEAIGIDKDRAAKPVTVAVKMLKDDATDKDLSDLVSEMEMMKMIGKHKNIINLLGACTQGGPLYVLVEYAAKGNLREFLRARRPPGLDYSFDTCKPPEEQLTFKDLVSCAYQVARGMEYLASQKCIHRDLAARNVLVTEDNVMKIADFGLARDVHNLDYYKKTTNLVLWGPALGDLHAGGLPVPRHPCGGALQAAEGGPPHGQARQLHTRPVHDHAGVLACRALPEAHLQAAGGGPGPCPYRDVHRRVPGPVGAFRAVLPGWPGHPQLQLLRGRLRVCPRPAAPGPTQQWGLADVKGHWSPTM from the exons ATGGGCGCCCCTGCCTGCGCCCTCGCGCTCTGCGTGGCCATCGTAGCCGGCGCCTCCTCGGAGTCCTTGGGGACGGAGCAGCGCGTCGTGGGGCGAGCGGCAG AAGTCCCGGGCCCAGAGCCCGGCCAGCAGGAGCAGTTGGTCTTCGGCAGCGGGGATGCTGTGGAGCTGAGCTGTCCCCCGCCCGGGGGTGGTCCCATGGGGCCCACTGTCTGGGTCAAGGATGGCGCAGGGCTGGTGCCCTCGGAGCGTGTCCTGGTGGGCCCCCAGCGGCTGCAGGTGCTGAATGCCTCCCACGAGGACTCCGGGGCCTACAGCTGCCGGCAGCGGCTCACGCAGCGCGTACTGTGCCACTTCAGTGTGCGGGTGACAG ACGCTCCATCCTCGGGAGATGACGAAGACGGGGAGGACGAGGCTGAGGACACAGGTGTGGACACAG GGGCCCCTTACTGGACACGGCCCGAGCGGATGGACAAGAAGCTGCTGGCCGTGCCGGCCGCCAACACCGTCCGCTTCCGCTGCCCAGCCGCCGGCAACCCCACTCCCTCCATCTCCTGGCTGAAGAACGGCAGGGAGTTCCGCGGCGAGCACCGCATCGGAGGCATCAAG CTGCGGCATCAGCAGTGGAGCCTGGTCATGGAAAGCGTGGTGCCCTCGGACCGCGGCAACTACACCTGCGTCGTGGAGAACAAGTTTGGCAGCATCCGGCAGACGTACACGCTGGACGTGCTGG AGCGCTCCCCGCACCGGCCCATCCTGCAGGCGGGGCTGCCGGCCAACCAGACGGCGGTGCTGGGCAGCGACGTGGAGTTCCACTGCAAGGTGTACAGTGACGCACAGCCCCACATCCAGTGGCTCAAGCACGTGGAGGTGAACGGCAGCAAGGTGGGCCCGGACGGCACACCCTACGTTACCGTGCTCAAG ACGGCGGGCGCTAACACCACCGACAAGGAGCTAGAGGTTCTCTCCTTGCACAACGTCACCTTTGAGGACGCCGGGGAGTACACCTGCCTGGCGGGCAATTCTATTGGGTTTTCTCATCACTCTGCGTGGCTGGTGGTGCTGCCAG CCGAGGAGGAGCTGGTGGAGGCTGACGAGGCGGGCAGTGTGTATGCAGGCATCCTCAGCTACGGGGTGGGCTTCTTCCTGTTCATCCTGGTGGTGGCGGCTGTGACGCTCTGCCGCCTGCGCAGCCCCCCCAAGAAAGGCCTGGGCTCCCCCACCGTGCACAAGATCTCCCGCTTCCCGCTCAAGCGACAG CAGGTGTCCCTGGAGTCCAACGCGTCCATGAGCTCCAACACACCACTGGTGCGCATCGCAAGGCTGTCCTCAGGGGAGGGCCCCACGCTGGCCAATGTCTCCGAGCTCGAGCTGCCTGCCGACCCCAAATGGGAGCTGTCTCGGGCCCG GCTGACCCTGGGCAAGCCCCTTGGGGAGGGCTGCTTCGGCCAGGTGGTCATGGCGGAGGCCATCGGCATTGACAAGGACCGGGCCGCCAAGCCTGTCACCGTAGCCGTGAAGATGCTGAAAG ACGATGCCACTGACAAGGACCTGTCGGACCTGGTGTCTGAGATGGAGATGATGAAGATGATCGGGAAACACAAAAACATCATCAACCTGCTGGGCGCCTGCACGCAGGGCG GGCCCCTGTACGTGCTGGTGGAGTACGCGGCCAAGGGTAACCTGCGGGAGTTCCTGCGGGCGCGGCGGCCCCCGGGCCTGGACTACTCCTTCGACACCTGCAAGCCGCCCGAGGAGCAGCTCACCTTCAAGGACCTGGTGTCCTGTGCCTACCAGGTGGCCCGGGGCATGGAGTACTTGGCCTCCCAGAAG tGCATCCACAGGGACCTGGCTGCCCGCAATGTGCTGGTGACCGAGGACAACGTGATGAAGATCGCAGACTTCGGGCTGGCCCGGGACGTGCACAACCTCGACTACTACAAGAAGACGACCAAC CTGGTCCTTTGGGGTCCTGCTCTGGGAGATCTTCACGCTGGGGGGCTCCCCGTACCCCGGCATCCCTGTGGAGGAGCTCTTCAAGCTGCTGAAGGAGGGCCACCGCATGGACAAGCCCGCCAACTGCACACACGACCT GTACATGATCATGCGGGAGTGCTGGCATGCCGCGCCCTCCCAGAGGCCCACCTTCAAGCAGCTGGTGGAGGACCTGGACCGTGTCCTTACCGTGACGTCCACCGAC GAGTACCTGGACCTGTCGGCGCCTTTCGAGCAGTACTCCCCGGGTGGCCAGGACACCCCCAGCTCCAGCTCCTCAGGGGACGACTCCGTGTTTGCCCACGACCTGCTGCCCCCGGCCCCACCCAGCAGTGGGGGCTCGCGGACGTGAAGGGCCACTGGTCCCCAACAATGTGA